One region of Leptidea sinapis chromosome 10, ilLepSina1.1, whole genome shotgun sequence genomic DNA includes:
- the LOC126966470 gene encoding tudor domain-containing 6-like isoform X2: protein MASPSGMQRSFNLYVTHLDADGYFLKISGQLDHQSSLIVETLFEAARADLENGVGAAPPAAIREGIICAAKYKDGIYYRAKVINTSDLATGLVGVQFIDYGNKDIISLNTIRFLDKYDPLFLQIPGQATDYYISRLMHLGGRWDEPLLMKLQTLVCYAEYPATIEAQTRTLPLVAILFKGTDLSTHIAANRMGAFIPLPKQDMLLSQMTECHQGSNWSPSVLNQQTYTEHVPFLINQNFPNPATAMRLNQQMTLPCNISPQHSVISQSLLVNRASRNAVNLRAPARQPQHITAKNPQHTLTAVPPTNAVPPKPSSPKKSTTYKSRLLEVNSQHKVFVSYADEGPELFAIQMVSDANLLQNMMDEINRRPHKSLAEPPMIGTVCLGRMSGDRIICRAIVMNLSGSQCKLFFVDFGDTEMVSYYDIFDIPEEFVKPNVFAMRFCLSGVKKLEKSPHLNKTFKQLVNGNILTLRVVAPEGPPLIQYGELYLDNKNVLELLMANMKDNLQFKWMEMLSLGTRHSVLVSYVDSCIKFYVQLSEKIDELNAVMEAVKVHCEHSSSPGPLPVGAVCCARFPDDDNWYRAMVRHTQGEQVVVAYVDYGNEQEVNVSDLRTITPGLIQLPAQALKCALKGFENKPVETKTSNQLEMLALEKTLTMTIDGFLSKDTMLVSLVDDTVSPLLDIARRMNQLSQPRGSVPHEKTTQVRRDTPGSSIGSHEDSVPDDPHRSGFRREKSFRDERKSREDGFSHRGSSFRARDHMESFDTSAPGHHSDKFAKPDRRGKPWESQTPNPLPSGDDWEESPQPEIQSPPLRQSRDNHRERRGKPWENQTPNPAPAGDDWEESPPLRQSRDNNRERKKDGKQKGWKKESSVGRRLQQARDAANSAHASPPATPPGDIKRRDRFSHDGFNKFDTNRSDRRDNRGDRRDNWGDKKENWGDIKNESCEEKKEGWNQKREPRDNITEIGGDGNERFYRSDKNEKYNRGDRNEIFYQGDKNERFNRGDKNERFNRGDRNDGSDRRGRSDRGGRGGRSNFTRRDRPERSCGSDSDKRSERSYRTDDRGGRGSRDRYKKNPFQYKELANPVPLDSNFTEPAMELGSQHEASVTWIISPENFYTQLLSQHSKFLEMMHKIPEMYKGVKFHTGNVGVGNSVLARYPVDGVLYRAVIVSVEPFSKYIVQYIDFGNEQLVDAKDIWQLDQELMELPKMAVHCSLAGVVPVDGEWMANPDIDLCFSAPRYQCIFHECMDDRFKVSLWNNSVSVADMLVEKQLASVSEHQSPVALTDEPIDLTIIIGQQILCRVTHVESYDKFYVQLDLEKARLVERAIDEYDTAQLTPLSAERVAPGSHCVVRGADQTRRAILADVSDVAITAVLPDYGNTVTVTVDNLMVLPPELSLYYYQSLECCLHNYDEGSKPLVALDELRTQLAGNKVIMYINDVDGIRLMSTLYEPVTGKKIAIFEPDPDAYDEVTPLCPSAVFNYNFGMAYVSHVESLNEVYLLKATDSDSIAAFLDLMYQFYEEGTPEALETCEVGDFCAAKSSDGNWYRATIVSIADDEVTVQFPDYGNTERVHKDALRKLDTKFFEPCYFVIVAGLNLVACNDNAIEKLREWTTEKEVEVTLAFGNDGWLARLHLDGVDLTVKLVNENLATPKPATKESPEEAVLSQPISVPVGCTQVYISHIDTPGQFWLQMSDKVDKIEEIQAELQANFESYADIDNREMGTLCAAKYSADDQWYRAEILDADSDITTVRFIDYGNTDVLDNQPGLIKVIPDNMKEIERYAIKASVNAVPTGTGQWSEPTSDYFTQLVGDLSNPVDALIVLKDVTTYVDVYVNGQNLTDQLVSEGHATKSDKDECGDLPSCFASHVNSPSEFWLQLESATFELQAMEAAMVDAENFPPLETKEEGVLCAALYPEDGAWYRAQVIVDGSEGTEVLFMDYGNASITGELRNLPDELKIKPALSRKCALQKPRDIKWSQKSEVKFNELAAEGATIFNVQFIASGDVSIVDLFLGGKSVTEELLGLCEEHPLVRLTPVGQDTWATGKICYLNSLKEIYIHLDDSVTNIDKVTEVLAGGEEFEPVSELKVGSICAALWTEDEQWYRVRILEFGDVGAHVQFIDYGNKAKCENFRQLPEEILGFEPLAKCCRLCCVEDAMNEETKLRIDDLVAELTTFQIEFLDSITDPPLVKLLIDGVDIISVLNDKPCTEPQESCYDVDNTAEESGSIFNELEASKLNLNESICSMETFVENKTLIVDIKDACLESEMYSLALDHQISSETLLISVEEDKLDESIKLEKQLSTGKTKELNETRTIIESCINEIAKECNISADTVESKDTIKEESDVNVTRESHTKHDFVILKDHYSTLKPVESYDAGKTEKSSVHEIPKHHNDSADTENSQVINKYESHVKVNNDGENENAVEYLESEMNVLGPVRETSSETSNNFEDTVTGAADRSHISLEEENLDVSKKIEYQQGKENFVESNETGKIKESNMVTVEKLHVRVNNDVENEKITKDSVECLESEMNSLAPVSETSSETLNERIENVELNETGKIKESNSVTVGTFKVTTYNNGENETKIKDAVECLESEMNAFAQVSKPSDNFDDTVTRASDEVDEENLDHAIKLENQQGKDNTVESYETVKIKDSNTLTVETSDARAYNNSENEKKIKDAVECLESEMNSFTPVSNPSDNLDDTIPRAADRRYISVVEENLDDSIKLEYQQGKENIVETNETGKIKESNIVNNDVENEKITRDSLECLESEIYSLGPVSETSSETLNNFDDTGTCAADKKQISLQEEKLDDSIK, encoded by the exons ATGGCGTCACCATCAGGAATGCAGAGATCATTTAACCTTTACGTTACCCATTTGGATGCTGAtggttattttttaaaaataagtggaCAATTAGACCATCAATCTTCGTTGATAGTTGAAACTCTGTTTGAAGCAGCTCGGGCGGACCTAGAAAATGGTGTCGGAGCAGCGCCGCCGGCAGCTATTCGCGAAGGTATAATTTGTGCGGCAAAATACAAAGATGGGATATACTACAGAGCCAAAGTAATAAATACATCTGATTTGGCCACTGGATTAGTCGGAGTGCAATTTATTGATTAcggaaataaagatattatttcgcTAAACACAATACGATTTCTAGATAAATACGATCCTCTGTTTTTACAAATACCAGGTCAAGCCACTGATTATTATATTTCTAGACTTATGCATTTAGGTGGACGTTGGGACGAACCACTTTTAATGAAACTACAGACTTTAGTTTGCTATGCTGAATATCCAGCAACAATAGAAGCTCAAACAAGGACACTACCTTTAgttgcaattttatttaaaggtaCTGATTTATCTACACATATTGCAGCTAATAGAATGGGGGCCTTTATACCACTGCCTAAGCAAGATATGTTGTTATCACAAATGACAGAATGCCATCAGGGCTCTAATTGGTCTCCAAGTGTACTGAATCAACAAACATATACAGAACATGTGCcgtttttaataaatcaaaactTCCCAAACCCAGCCACAGCAATGAGGTTGAATCAGCAAATGACATTACCATGTAACATATCACCCCAACATTCAGTCATAAGTCAAAGCCTTTTAGTTAATAGGGCATCCAGAAATGCTGTGAATCTCCGTGCACCAGCTAGGCAGCCACAACATATCACAGCAAAAAACCCACAGCATACATTGACAGCCGTACCACCGACAAATGCCGTACCACCAAAACCATCATCACCAAAAAAATCCACTACATATAAGAGTAGACTTCTGGAAGTAAACTCACAGCATAAGGTATTTGTGTCATATGCAGACGAAGGTCCTGAGTTATTTGCTATTCAAATGGTTTCTGATGCAAATTTACTTCAGAATATGATGGATGAAATAAATCGCAGGCCACATAAAAGTTTGGCAGAGCCACCAATGATTGGGACAGTATGTCTTGGAAGAATGTCTGGTGACAGAATTATATGTAGAGCAATTGTCATGAATCTCTCAGGGTCGCAGTGTAAACTTTTCTTTGTTGATTTTGGAGATACAGAAATGGTGTCCTACtatgatatatttgatatacCTGAAGAGTTTGTGAAACCAAATGTATTTGCAATGAGGTTCTGCTTGTCTGGGGTGAAAAAATTAGAAAAGAGCCCCCActtgaataaaacatttaagcAGCTTGTTAATGGAAATATATTAACATTAAGAGTTGTGGCACCAGAGGGCCCACCTTTGATTCAATATGGAGAGCTGTATTTGGATAACAAGAATGTTCTAGAATTGTTAATGGCAAATATGAAAGACAATTTGCAGTTCAAGTGGATGGAAATGTTAAGCCTTGGTACAAGACATTCAGTTCTTGTTTCTTATGTAGAtagttgtataaaattttatgtccaATTATCTGAAAAGATAGATGAATTGAATGCAGTAATGGAGGCTGTGAAAGTTCATTGTGAGCATAGTTCTTCTCCTGGTCCTCTGCCTGTTGGAGCTGTGTGTTGTGCTAGGTTTCCTGATGATGACAACTGGTACAGGGCAATGGTACGACATACTCAAGGTGAACAAGTGGTTGTAGCATATGTGGATTATGGAAACGAACAAGAAGTTAATGTTTCCGATCTGAGAACTATTACACCGGGTTTGATTCAGCTGCCTGCTCAAGCCTTGAAGTGTGCActgaag GGTTTCGAGAATAAACCAGTAGAAACAAAGACATCAAATCAGTTGGAAATGCTTGCCCTGGAGAAGACATTGACCATGACCATAGATGGTTTTCTGTCAAAAGATACAATGTTGGTGTCTCTGGTGGACGACACTGTCAGTCCTCTGTTAGATATTGCGAGGAGGATGAACCAGCTGTCTCAACCAAGGGGCAGTGTCCCTCATGAG AAAACAACACAAGTCCGCAGAGATACACCAGGAAGTAGCATTGGCTCTCATGAAGATAGTGTTCCTGATGACCCTCATAGGTCTGGCTTTCGGAGAGAGAAGAGTTTTAGAGATGAGAGAAAATCGAGGGAGGATGGCTTTTCCCACAGGGGAAGCAGTTTTCGTGCAAG GGATCACATGGAGAGTTTCGATACATCGGCCCCGGGACATCACAGTGACAAATTCGCCAAGCCCGACAG ACGCGGCAAGCCCTGGGAGAGCCAGACACCAAACCCCCTGCCCTCAGGCGACGACTGGGAGGAATCCCCGCAGCCTGAGATACAATCTCCACCGCTGCGCCAGAGCAGAGACAACCATAGGGAAAG ACGCGGCAAGCCCTGGGAGAACCAGACACCGAACCCCGCGCCCGCCGGCGACGACTGGGAGGAATCTCCACCGCTGCGCCAGAGCAGAGACAACAACAGGGAAAG AAAGAAAGACGGGAAACAGAAGGGATGGAAGAAGGAGAGCAGCGTGGGGCGACGCCTCCAGCAGGCGAGGGACGCGGCCAACAGTGCGCATGCGTCACCGCCGGCCACGCCCCCGGGAGACATAAAGCGACG TGATCGATTCAGTCATGACGGGTTTAACAAATTTGACACAAATAGATCTGATAGGCGTGATAATCGTGGAGATAGGAGAGACAATTGGGgtgataaaaaagaaaattgggGAGATATCAAAAATGAAAGTTGTGAAGAAAAGAAGGAAGGGTGGAATCAGAAGAGGGAGCCAAGAGATAATATAACTGAAATAGGGGGAGATGGAAATGAAAGATTCTACCGAAgtgataaaaatgaaaaatacaaCCGTGGTGACAGAAATGAAATATTCTACCAAGGTGATAAAAATGAACGATTCAACCGAGGTGATAAAAATGAAAGATTCAACCGAGGTGATAGAAACGACGGATCTGATAGGAGAGGAAGGTCTGACAGAGGTGGCAGGGGAGGACGTAGCAATTTCACACGAAGAGACAGGCCCGAACGATCATGTGGCTCAGACAGTGATAAAAGATCTGAAAGAAGCTATCGCACCGATGACAGAGGTGGTAGGGGCAGTCGCGatcgttataaaaaaaatccgttCCAATATAAAGAATTAGCGAACCCTGTACCTTTGGATTCAAACTTTACGGAACCCGCAATGGAACTTGGCTCACAACATGAAGCTTCAGTCACTTGGATTATATCACCCGAGAATTTTTATACACAGCTGCTATCCCAACACTCGAAGTTTTTGGAAATGATGCACAAAATCCCAGAGATGTACAAAGGCGTTAAATTTCATACCGGAAACGTTGGTGTTGGTAACTCTGTTCTGGCAAGATATCCCGTTGACGGGGTGTTATACAGAGCTGTCATTGTGTCTGTTGAACCTTTCTCGAAATATATAGTTCAATACATAGACTTTGGTAACGAACAACTAGTAGATGCCAAAGATATCTGGCAACTGGACCAAGAATTGATGGAACTGCCTAAAATGGCGGTTCATTGCTCTTTAGCCGGTGTGGTGCCGGTAGATGGAGAATGGATGGCGAATCCAGATATAGATTTGTGCTTCAGTGCTCCTCGATATCAATGTATCTTCCACGAATGTATGGATGATCGATTTAAAGTTTCTCTGTGGAATAATAGTGTCAGTGTCGCCGATATGCTTGTGGAAAAACAGTTGGCTTCAGTCTCAGAACATCAATCTCCTGTCGCATTAACGG ATGAACCGATAGACCTGACTATCATAATAGGGCAGCAGATATTGTGCCGAGTGACCCACGTGGAGTCATACGACAAGTTCTATGTTCAGCTGGATTTGGAAAAGGCGAGACTTGTGGAGCGCGCCATCGACGAATATGACACGGCTCAG CTCACGCCGCTCAGCGCGGAGCGCGTGGCGCCCGGCTCGCACTGCGTCGTGCGCGGGGCGGACCAGACACGCCGCGCCATCTTGGCCGACGTGAGTGACGTGGCCATCACCGCAGTGCTGCCGGACTACGGGAACACCGTCACCGTGACTGTGGACAAT CTTATGGTTCTGCCGCCGGAGCTGAGCCTGTACTACTACCAGTCACTGGAGTGTTGTCTCCACAACTACGACGAGGGCTCCAAGCCGCTGGTAGCACTAGACGAGCTCAGGACTCAGCTCGCAGGGAACAAGGTCATCATGTACATTAACGATGTTGACGGAATTAG GTTGATGTCAACTCTATACGAACCCGTGACCGGCAAAAAAATAGCCATATTTGAGCCTGATCCGGACGCTTATGACGAGGTGACTCCGTTGTGCCCGAGCGCAGTGTTCAATTACAACTTCGGTATGGCGTACGTGTCGCACGTCGAAAGTCTCAACGAAGTATATTTGCTGAAGGCCACGGACAGCGATAGCATCGCGGCGTTCCTGGACTTAATGTACCAGTTCTACGAGGAAG gtACACCTGAAGCCTTAGAAACATGCGAAGTGGGTGATTTTTGTGCGGCGAAATCATCAGACGGCAACTGGTATCGAGCTACTATTGTCAGTATCGCAGACGATGAGGTCACGGTGCAGTTCCCAGACTATGGCAACACAGAAAGAGTCCACAAAGATGCTCTCAGAAAACTAGATACAAAGTTCTTCGAGCCATGTTATTTCGTGATTGTGGCGGGACTTAATCTAGTTGCTTGCAATGATAACGCGATAGAGAAACTGCGTGAATGGACCACGGAAAAGGAAGTTGAAGTCACTTTGGCTTTTGGAAACGACGGCTGGCTTGCAAGGCTCCATTTAGACGGTGTAGATTTAACTGTAAAACTTGTTAACGAAAACTTAGCCACGCCGAAACCAGCTACAAAAGAGTCACCAGAAGAAGCAGTTTTATCTCAACCTATATCAGTCCCGGTTGGCTGCACACAAGTTTACATCAGCCATATCGACACACCTGGACAATTCTGGTTGCAAATGTCTGATAAAGTTGATAAAATTGAAGAAATTCAAGCAGAACTCCAAGCCAATTTTGAATCTTATGCCGATATAGACAACAGAGAAATGGGCACGTTGTGTGCTGCCAAGTACTCCGCTGACGATCAATGGTACCGTGCAGAGATATTAGACGCGGATTCTGATATAACGACAGTCCGGTTTATTGATTATGGCAACACTGATGTACTCGACAACCAGCCAGGCTTGATCAAAGTAATACCAGATAACATGAAGGAAATTGAACGTTATGCAATCAAGGCAAGCGTGAACGCAGTCCCCACTGGTACGGGGCAATGGTCTGAACCGACGTCAGATTACTTCACTCAATTGGTTGGTGACCTTTCCAATCCCGTTGACGCTCTGATTGTTCTCAAAGATGTGACAACGTACGTTGATGTTTATGTCAATGGCCAAAATCTGACAGACCAGTTGGTTTCCGAAGGGCACGCAACTAAATCGGACAAAGATGAATGTGGAGATTTGCCCTCTTGCTTTGCGAGCCATGTCAATTCTCCATCCGAGTTCTGGTTACAGTTAGAATCGGCGACTTTTGAACTTCAAGCCATGGAAGCAGCTATGGTCGATGCCGAAAATTTCCCACCGCTGGAAACTAAGGAAGAGGGAGTCTTATGCGCCGCTTTATACCCTGAAGATGGTGCGTGGTACAGGGCTCAAGTCATCGTTGATGGCTCTGAAGGGACTGAAGTCCTATTCATGGACTACGGCAACGCTTCGATAACAGGTGAGTTGCGAAATCTACCCGACGAGCTGAAAATAAAACCAGCTCTATCCAGAAAATGTGCTCTTCAGAAACCACGAGATATAAAATGGTCGCAAAAATCCGAAGTGAAGTTCAATGAATTGGCGGCAGAAGGTGCTACTATATTTAACGTACAATTTATTGCTTCTGGAGATGTTTCAATCGTGGATTTGTTTCTTGGAGGGAAATCTGTTACTGAAGAACTTCTAGGTTTGTGTGAAGAGCACCCTCTAGTTAGACTTACCCCAGTTGGACAAGATACATGGGCTACTGGAAAGATTTGTTACCTGAATTCATTGAAAGAAATCTACATTCATTTGGATGACTCAGTGACTAATATTGATAAAGTGACGGAAGTACTAGCGGGGGGCGAGGAATTTGAACCCGTTTCTGAATTAAAAGTGGGCTCTATATGTGCCGCATTGTGGACTGAAGATGAACAATGGTATAGGGTGAGAATATTGGAATTTGGTGATGTGGGTGCTCATGTCCAGTTTATTGATTATGGGAATAAAGCAAAATGTGAAAATTTCAGACAGTTACCTGAAGAAATATTAGGATTCGAGCCGCTTGCTAAATGTTGTCGATTATGTTGTGTAGAAGATGCAATGAATGAAGAGACTAAACTAAGAATAGACGACCTAGTAGCTGAACTGACTACTTTCCAAATTGAATTTTTAGACAGCATCACGGATCCTCCTTTAGTTAAGTTACTGATTGACGGAGTAGATATAATTTCAGTATTAAATGACAAACCATGTACAGAGCCACAAGAATCCTGTTATGATGTAGATAATACTGCAGAAGAATCGGGCAGTATTTTCAATGAATTGGAAGCATCAAAATTAAATCTAAATGAAAGTATTTGTAGTATGGAAACTTTTGTAGAAAACAAAACGCTTATTGTGGATATAAAAGATGCATGTCTTGAAAGTGAAATGTACTCACTTGCGCTGGATCATCAAATTTCTAGTGAAACCCTTCTGATATCTGTTGAAGAAGATAAATTAGATGAatcaataaaattagaaaagcAGCTCAGTACAGGTAAAACTAAAGAATTGAACGAGACGCGTACAATAATTGAATCCTGTATTAATGAAATCGCAAAGGAATGTAATATCTCGGCTGATACTGTAGAATCAAAAGATACTATTAAAGAAGAATCAGATGTTAATGTTACAAGAGAATCTCATACCAAACACGACTTTGTAATATTAAAGGACCACTATAGTACCTTAAAACCTGTAGAATCTTACGACGCAGGTAAAACAGAAAAATCTTCTGTACATGAAATTCCAAAACACCATAATGACTCAGCTGATACAGAAAATTCCCaggttattaataaatatgagtCTCATGTGAAAGTCAATAATGACGGTGAAAATGAAAATGCAGTAGAATACCTTGAAAGTGAAATGAATGTATTAGGGCCTGTTCGTGAAACTTCCAGCgaaacttcaaataattttgaGGACACTGTTACTGGTGCAGCTGACAGGAGTCATATATCATTAGAAGAAGAAAACTTAGatgtttcaaaaaaaattgaatatcaGCAGGGCAAAGAAAATTTTGTGGAATCTAACGAGACGGGTAAAATTAAAGAATCCAATATGGTAACTGTAGAAAAATTGCATGTGAGAGTCAATAATGACGTTGAAAATGAAAAGATAACAAAAGATTCAGTAGAATGCCTTGAAAGTGAAATGAATTCATTAGCACCAGTTAGTGAAACTTCTAGCGAAACGCTTAATGAACGAATCGAAAACGTGGAATTAAACGAGACGGGCAAAATAAAAGAATCAAATTCGGTGACCGTAGGAACATTCAAAGTGACCACCTATAATAATGGTGAAAATGAAACGAAAATTAAAGATGCAGTAGAATGCCTGGAGAGTGAAATGAACGCATTTGCGCAGGTTAGTAAAccttctgataattttgatgaTACAGTTACTCGTGCATCTGACGAAGTGGACGAAGAAAACTTAGATCAtgcaataaaattagaaaatcaGCAGGGCAAAGACAATACTGTGGAATCTTATGAGACGGTTAAAATAAAAGATTCAAATACGTTGACCGTAGAAACATCCGATGCGAGAGCCTATAACAACAgtgaaaatgaaaagaaaataaaagatgCAGTAGAGTGCCTTGAAAGTGAAATGAATTCATTTACGCCGGTTAGTAATCCTTCTGATAATTTAGATGACACAATTCCTCGTGCAGCTGACAGGAGGTATATTTCAGTGGTGGAAGAAAACTTAGATGATTCaataaaattagaatatcaGCAGGGCAAAGAAAACATTGTGGAAACTAACGAGACAGGTAAAATTAAAGAATCCAATATAGTTAATAATGATGTTGAAAATGAAAAGATAACAAGAGATTCACTAGAATGTCTTGAAAGTGAAATTTATTCATTAGGACCGGTTAGTGAAACTTCTAGCGAAACTCTTAATAACTTTGATGACACGGGTACTTGTGCAGCTGACAAGAAGCAGATATCACTGCAAGAAGAAAAATTAGATgattcaataaaataa